In Candidatus Bathyarchaeota archaeon, the following are encoded in one genomic region:
- a CDS encoding prepilin peptidase gives MEEILSWIRIIIALIFLAYASWSDWKTREISNNVWIVFAPIAFLLSVAQFLFFSPSDTLQLIINYGISVVITSVFSIALFYVGAFGGADAKALICIALAIPRIPDLVEPVSGFVSPIFPITVFSNGVIIAAFSVFYALLRNLIWRQKTGQKLFQGYEDESFGRKALALLCGYKVSIADLEKSFLYPLEDYQTTQQGEIKKRLLLFPKDEHREEIVERIIKAKNEGKTQNMVWATPGLPMLIFITIGLILALTVGDIVWIVLHFALV, from the coding sequence ATGGAAGAGATACTATCTTGGATCCGCATCATCATTGCTTTGATTTTCTTAGCTTATGCTTCTTGGAGCGACTGGAAAACACGTGAAATAAGCAACAACGTATGGATAGTTTTTGCACCTATTGCCTTCTTGCTGAGTGTTGCTCAGTTCTTGTTTTTCTCACCTAGTGACACACTTCAGCTAATAATTAACTATGGCATATCCGTCGTGATTACCTCTGTCTTCTCAATAGCCCTCTTTTACGTAGGAGCATTCGGCGGAGCAGATGCAAAAGCACTCATATGTATAGCCTTGGCGATTCCGCGGATCCCAGACTTGGTTGAACCAGTATCAGGTTTTGTCTCTCCAATTTTTCCCATCACTGTATTCAGCAACGGCGTAATCATAGCCGCCTTCAGTGTATTCTATGCGCTTCTTCGCAACCTCATTTGGAGACAAAAAACTGGACAGAAACTCTTTCAAGGATACGAAGATGAATCGTTCGGACGCAAAGCATTAGCACTGTTATGTGGCTATAAGGTTTCAATTGCAGACTTGGAAAAATCGTTCTTGTATCCCCTCGAAGATTATCAGACGACGCAGCAAGGAGAGATAAAGAAACGCCTATTGCTATTTCCAAAGGATGAGCACCGAGAAGAAATTGTAGAAAGAATCATCAAAGCCAAAAATGAAGGAAAAACCCAAAACATGGTTTGGGCTACACCCGGTTTGCCAATGCTAATCTTCATTACAATAGGGTTGATTCTAGCACTTACAGTCGGCGACATTGTCTGGATAGTTTTGCATTTCGCATTGGTGTGA
- a CDS encoding pyruvoyl-dependent arginine decarboxylase — MIPKEFFVTSAKATSPVSELNAFDLALRNAGISQCNLVSVSSILPPECKERKWRKLPAGAITHAVIARMDGDEGTTIGAGIAWVWEKDREYGIVAEAHGYMDRRALKETLVWNIKEMAEIRGIEIGTTKSRIEVLRVPMAHYGCVIATLIYCPLDC, encoded by the coding sequence ATGATTCCCAAAGAATTCTTCGTAACAAGCGCCAAAGCGACCAGTCCTGTCTCTGAACTGAACGCGTTCGACCTTGCCCTAAGAAATGCGGGAATTTCCCAATGCAACTTAGTATCAGTCAGCTCTATACTGCCACCAGAGTGCAAAGAGCGAAAATGGCGTAAGCTTCCTGCCGGCGCAATCACTCACGCCGTCATCGCCCGTATGGATGGAGACGAAGGAACCACCATAGGAGCGGGAATTGCATGGGTTTGGGAAAAAGATAGAGAATATGGTATTGTGGCGGAGGCTCATGGATATATGGATCGTAGAGCTTTGAAGGAGACTTTGGTGTGGAATATCAAGGAGATGGCTGAGATTAGAGGAATAGAAATTGGAACTACCAAGTCTCGAATTGAAGTTTTACGTGTGCCTATGGCCCATTATGGATGTGTCATAGCAACACTCATTTACTGCCCACTAGATTGCTAA
- a CDS encoding 50S ribosomal protein L15e, whose product MTYKYISEAWEKPEASYVKELMWHRLIEWRKQSSIVRVEKPTRLDRARKLGYKAKQGFVVTRVRIRRGGLNRPRPKSGRKPKRMGSAKYKPAKSFKLIAEERTARRFPNLEVLNSYWVGEDGRHKWYEILMVDPAHPVIKADNDVNWICKKVHKGRVFRGLTSAGKKVRGLRHKGKGAEKAR is encoded by the coding sequence ATGACCTACAAGTATATTTCAGAAGCTTGGGAAAAACCAGAAGCTTCCTATGTGAAAGAACTAATGTGGCACAGACTTATTGAGTGGCGGAAGCAGTCCTCGATTGTTAGAGTTGAAAAACCGACAAGGCTAGATAGAGCAAGGAAATTGGGATACAAAGCTAAGCAAGGCTTCGTTGTAACTAGAGTTAGGATAAGACGAGGGGGCTTAAACAGACCGAGACCCAAGTCAGGTAGAAAACCGAAACGCATGGGCTCTGCTAAATACAAACCTGCAAAAAGCTTTAAACTAATAGCTGAAGAGCGGACGGCGAGAAGGTTTCCGAACTTGGAAGTTCTTAATTCTTACTGGGTTGGAGAAGACGGACGCCACAAGTGGTATGAAATTCTTATGGTTGACCCGGCGCATCCAGTTATCAAAGCAGACAATGATGTCAATTGGATTTGCAAAAAAGTGCACAAAGGACGAGTTTTTCGAGGATTAACCAGTGCAGGAAAGAAGGTGAGAGGACTTCGCCATAAGGGGAAGGGTGCTGAAAAAGCCAGGTAA